From the genome of Pygocentrus nattereri isolate fPygNat1 chromosome 25, fPygNat1.pri, whole genome shotgun sequence, one region includes:
- the LOC108415802 gene encoding beta-1,3-galactosyltransferase 2-like, producing the protein MSTFSLSRLRFQSCFILLLSITFIVSVTIFVFGLESSKVWFHNFTKLITFQTAKNHTLIRMTSFTRHNNTVNQQTSDTKHTAVTTMLRHNVTDMLSLESMTAVPVKEASSFRYHEAYPHNYRFIIDEPHKCEQENPFLVLMVPVAPHELEARNAIRSTWGNESVVQNKNITVVFSLGLPGIEAEKQQEELRLESQQYHDLIQSNFMDTYINLTIKTMVIMDWLATRCPQASYAMKVDSDMFLNLENLMTLLLRPDSPKENYMTGKVMWHIPVIRDKNSKWYVPKELYDEDYYPTYPLGMGYVFSNDLSGKIVEVSKEIKPFNIEDAYVGACLKQIGISPSTPPNPSQFKDYFRGKYKRKEFASVITTILNSPQQLITFWQDLKRPT; encoded by the coding sequence ATGTCCACCTTCAGCCTCAGCAGGTTGCGCTTTCAGAGCTGTTTCATATTATTGCTGTCCATAACGTTCATTGTGTCTGtcactatatttgtgtttggcTTGGAGTCGTCCAAAGTGTGGTTCCACAATTTCACTAAGTTAATCACATTCCAAACAGCCAAAAATCACACACTAATACGTATGACCTCTTTCACAAGACACAACAACACAGTCAACCAACAGACGTCCGATACCAAACACACAGCAGTGACTACAATGCTCAGACATAACGTGACAGACATGCTCAGTTTGGAGTCCATGACGgctgttccagtgaaagaagcGTCATCCTTCCGTTACCATGAAGCGTATCCACACAACTACCGCTTCATCATAGACGAGCCCCATAAGTGTGAACAAGAGAACCCGTTTCTGGTCCTCATGGTTCCAGTGGCTCCACATGAACTGGAGGCTCGCAACGCCATCCGGAGCACATGGGGTAATGAGAGCGTggtccaaaacaaaaacatcacagtGGTCTTCTCGCTGGGTCTGCCTGGGATTGAGGCTGAGAAACAACAGGAGGAACTAAGGCTGGAAAGCCAGCAGTACCATGACCTCATCCAGAGCAACTTCATGGACACGTACATCAACTTGACGATAAAGACCATGGTAATCATGGACTGGCTGGCCACACGTTGCCCACAGGCATCCTACGCCATGAAGGTCGACTCTGACATGTTCTTGAATCTGGAGAACTTGATGACCTTGTTGCTGAGACCTGATAGTCCTAAAGAAAACTACATGACAGGAAAGGTTATGTGGCACATACCGGTCATCCGGGACAAGAACTCCAAGTGGTATGTGCCAAAGGAATTATATGATGAAGACTACTACCCAACATATCCACTGGGGATGGGTTATGTCTTCTCCAATGACCTTTCAGGGAAGATTGTTGAGGTTTCAAAAGAAATTAAGCCATTTAACATAGAGGATGCATACGTGGGTGCCTGTCTGAAACAAATAGGAATTTCACCTTCAACTCCTCCCAATCCCTCCCAGTTTAAGGACTATTTTAGAGGCAAGTATAAACGAAAAGAGTTTGCCAGTGTGATCACCACCATCCTTAACTCCCCACAGCAACTGATCACATTCTGGCAGGACCTGAAGAGGCCTACATGA